One region of Zingiber officinale cultivar Zhangliang chromosome 7B, Zo_v1.1, whole genome shotgun sequence genomic DNA includes:
- the LOC122004246 gene encoding zinc finger MYM-type protein 1-like, which produces MYGYFFSKLSSIVNFVGSSSKRHSQLKSIRGNEIIDLIKSGELGTGTRVNQASTLQRPASTHWSSHYTSIIRVIELFGSICTLLEDLIGGKLTFGIRAEAKGLLKVMMTFDFVFMLLLMHRVLETSDMLCQALQRKNQDILNAMSLVATTKLLFQKMRDDEWDDFLWSVNNFCDTHDIVVPDLTDRYIEGTKRSCQQKNQFTVEEFYHFHVFNVVIDKQLMKLNTRFTEESIELLILCEALNPSDGFKSFSESAIYSLIEKFYPSDFSKDDMKHLKTQLDHYKLDVFEDPRFKDVDSLPKLCQLLVETKKSRIYFVIDKLIRLVLTLPVSTATTERAFSGMKLLKTPLCNKMEQEYLNNAMILYIEKEIACEIDIEYIIDMFDLLKNRRLQLK; this is translated from the coding sequence ATGTATGgctattttttttccaaattgagTTCAATTGTCAATTTTGTTGGTTCTTCTTCAAAGCGACATTCTCAATTGAAATCAATTCGAGGAAATGAAATCATTGATTTGATAAAATCTGGAGAACTTGGGACTGGTACCAGAGTCAATCAAGCTAGTACTTTGCAACGACCCGCATCTACTCATTGGAGTTCACATTACACTTCTATTATTCGAGTTATTGAattatttggttcaatttgtacACTTTTAGAAGATCTCATAGGAGGGAAGTTGACCTTTGGTATTCGTGCGGAGGCTAAAGGTTTGCTTAAAGTGATGATGACATTTGATTTTGTGTTTATGTTATTGTTGATGCATAGAGTTTTAGAAACATCTGATATGTTGTGCCAAGCATTGCAACGAAAAAATCAAGACATTTTGAATGCAATGAGTTTAGTCGCTACTACAAAATTGCTTTTCCAGAAAATGCGAGATGATGAATGGGATGATTTTCTATGGAGTGTGAATAATTTTTGTGATACTCATGATATTGTAGTGCCTGATTTGACTGATCGTTATATTGAAGGTACTAAGCGTTCTTGTCAGCAAAAAAATCAGTTTACAGTGGAGGAATTCTATCATTTTCATGTATTTAATGTTGTTATTGACAAACAGTTGATGAAGTTGAATACAAGATTTACTGAGGAATCAATAGAGCTTCTTATTCTATGTGAAGCCTTGAATCCAAGTGATGGTTTCAAATCATTCTCTGAAAGTGCAATTTATTCcttaattgagaaattttatccAAGTGATTTTTCCAAAGATGACATGAAACATTTGAAGACTCAATTGGATCATTACAAGCTCGATGTATTTGAGGACCCGAGGTTTAAAGATGTCGATTCTCTTCCTAAATTATGTCAACTATTGGTTGAAACAAAGAAGTCAAGGATTTATTTCGTTATTGATAAGTTGATTCGTCTGGTCTTAACTCTTCCGGTTTCAACGGCTACAACAGAACGAGCATTTTCAGGGATGAAACTTCTCAAAACACCACTTTGCAACAAAATGGAGCAAGAATATTTGAACAATGCAATGATCTTGTATATTGAGAAAGAGATAGCTTGTGAAATTGATATAGAGTATATAATTGATATGTTTGATCTCTTGAAAAATAGAAGGTTGCAACTAAAATAG